Proteins encoded in a region of the Methylosinus trichosporium OB3b genome:
- the trpB gene encoding tryptophan synthase subunit beta — MNQQAPNSFRNGPDENGRFGLFGGRFVAETLMPLILDLERAYGEAKADPAYQSELDSLLKHYVGRPSPLYYAERMTEHLRGLTAAVGGAGGAKIYFKRDELNHTGAHKINNVLGQILLARRMGKKRIIAETGAGQHGVATATACARFGLECVVYMGAVDVERQKPNVFRMKMLGAEVRPVQAGARTLKDAMNEALRDWVTNVADTFYCIGTAAGPHPYPAMVRDFQSVIGNEAKAQMLEAEGRLPDSLVACIGGGSNAIGLFHPFLDDASVEIYGVEAAGHGLDVENGHAASLAGGRPGVLHGNRTYLLMDDDGQILEGHSISAGLDYPGIGPEHSWLRDIGRVTYLSATDKEALAAFQLCSKLEGIIPALEPSHALAKVMQLAPQKPQDHLMVMNLCGRGDKDIFAVAEHLGGM; from the coding sequence ATGAATCAGCAGGCTCCGAATTCCTTCCGCAACGGGCCGGACGAGAACGGCCGCTTCGGCCTGTTCGGCGGGCGGTTCGTCGCCGAGACCCTGATGCCGCTGATTCTCGATCTCGAGCGCGCCTATGGAGAGGCCAAGGCCGACCCCGCCTATCAGTCCGAGCTCGACAGCCTGCTGAAGCATTATGTCGGCCGGCCGAGCCCGCTCTATTACGCCGAGCGCATGACCGAGCATTTGCGCGGGTTGACCGCGGCGGTCGGCGGGGCAGGCGGCGCCAAAATCTATTTCAAGCGCGACGAGCTCAACCACACCGGCGCGCATAAGATCAACAATGTGCTCGGCCAGATTCTGCTCGCCCGCCGCATGGGCAAGAAGCGCATCATCGCCGAGACCGGCGCCGGCCAGCACGGCGTCGCCACCGCCACCGCCTGCGCGCGCTTCGGCCTCGAATGCGTCGTCTATATGGGCGCGGTCGATGTCGAGCGGCAGAAGCCCAATGTGTTTCGCATGAAGATGCTCGGCGCCGAGGTCCGCCCCGTGCAGGCCGGCGCGCGCACGCTGAAGGATGCGATGAACGAGGCGCTGCGCGACTGGGTGACCAATGTCGCCGACACTTTCTATTGCATCGGCACGGCGGCGGGCCCGCATCCCTATCCCGCCATGGTGCGCGATTTCCAATCGGTGATCGGCAATGAGGCCAAGGCGCAAATGCTGGAGGCGGAAGGGCGTCTGCCCGATTCGCTCGTCGCCTGCATCGGCGGCGGCTCCAACGCCATCGGCCTGTTTCACCCCTTCCTCGACGACGCGTCAGTGGAGATTTACGGCGTCGAGGCGGCGGGCCATGGGCTCGACGTCGAGAACGGCCATGCCGCCTCGCTCGCCGGCGGGCGGCCCGGCGTGCTGCATGGCAATCGCACCTATCTGCTGATGGACGACGACGGCCAGATTCTCGAAGGCCATTCGATCTCCGCCGGCCTCGATTATCCGGGCATTGGGCCGGAACATTCCTGGCTGCGCGACATCGGCCGCGTGACTTACCTATCGGCCACCGACAAGGAGGCGCTCGCGGCCTTCCAGCTCTGCTCCAAGCTCGAGGGAATCATCCCGGCGCTCGAGCCCTCGCATGCGCTCGCCAAGGTCATGCAGCTCGCGCCGCAAAAGCCGCAGGATCATCTAATGGTGATGAATCTGTGCGGCCGCGGCGACAAGGATATTTTCGCGGTGGCGGAGCATTTGGGCGGTATGTGA
- a CDS encoding phosphoribosylanthranilate isomerase, whose amino-acid sequence MSDIRIKICGLSTLPTLEATIAAGADMAGFVFFAKSPRHISLETARALGRAAQGRIRKVALSVDASNADLDAMVDALAPDLLQLHGRETPERVGAVKARFGLPVIKAIGVATAADVAAAAAYLGAADILLFDAKPAPGAAVPGGAGLAFDWTALRGHAGGEWMLSGGLDPDNVAEALALTQAPAVDVSSGVESARGVKDEAKIAAFVAAARR is encoded by the coding sequence ATGTCCGATATCCGCATCAAAATCTGCGGCTTGTCCACTCTGCCGACGCTGGAGGCGACGATCGCGGCCGGCGCCGACATGGCGGGCTTCGTGTTTTTCGCGAAGAGTCCGCGCCATATCTCGCTGGAGACGGCGCGCGCGCTCGGCCGCGCGGCGCAGGGGCGCATTCGCAAGGTCGCGCTCAGCGTCGACGCCTCTAACGCCGATCTCGACGCCATGGTCGATGCGCTGGCGCCGGATCTGCTGCAATTGCATGGGCGCGAAACGCCGGAGCGCGTCGGAGCGGTGAAGGCCCGCTTCGGCCTGCCGGTGATCAAAGCGATCGGCGTCGCGACCGCGGCCGATGTGGCGGCGGCGGCGGCCTATCTCGGCGCCGCCGATATCCTTCTCTTCGACGCCAAGCCGGCGCCGGGCGCCGCCGTCCCCGGCGGGGCGGGCCTTGCCTTCGACTGGACGGCGCTGCGCGGCCATGCGGGCGGCGAGTGGATGCTGTCGGGCGGGCTCGATCCCGACAATGTGGCCGAGGCTCTCGCGCTGACGCAGGCGCCGGCGGTCGACGTGTCCTCCGGCGTCGAGAGCGCGCGCGGCGTGAAGGACGAGGCCAAGATCGCCGCTTTCGTCGCGGCGGCGCGGCGGTGA
- a CDS encoding DUF29 domain-containing protein — protein MTGSYLYDKDFYAWAKEQANLLRVGDLARADIAHIAEEIESMGRTEKRELVSRLTVLLLHLLKWRHQPVGRGNSSRLSIANSRDEITDHLADNPSLKSLLVPTLVSAYRYARRKAAVETSLAEETFPETCPWTFEEIMDEGFWPEA, from the coding sequence ATGACGGGGTCTTACCTCTATGACAAAGACTTCTACGCCTGGGCGAAGGAGCAGGCCAATCTGTTGCGCGTCGGCGACCTCGCCCGCGCGGACATCGCACATATCGCCGAGGAGATCGAGAGCATGGGCCGGACCGAGAAGCGCGAGCTCGTCAGTCGGCTGACCGTGCTGCTGCTGCATCTGCTCAAATGGAGGCATCAGCCCGTCGGCCGAGGCAACTCCTCGCGCCTCTCCATCGCCAATTCCAGGGACGAGATCACCGACCATCTCGCGGACAATCCGAGCCTGAAATCCCTCCTCGTCCCGACGCTCGTCTCCGCCTATCGTTACGCGCGCCGCAAGGCGGCGGTCGAGACCAGTCTGGCGGAAGAGACGTTTCCAGAGACCTGTCCCTGGACCTTCGAGGAGATCATGGACGAGGGCTTCTGGCCGGAGGCGTGA